A stretch of Acropora muricata isolate sample 2 chromosome 7, ASM3666990v1, whole genome shotgun sequence DNA encodes these proteins:
- the LOC136921996 gene encoding insulin receptor substrate 1-like isoform X1: MVLKPLKIMNDGEIVKEGHLRRLKTQKKRYFVLRSSPRKGKSRLEYYESQKKFRHKNAPKRVIYLDNCFNVVKKEDPKKRPVLVLFTRDDAFGVIANSEDELNSWMRSIEIELRKEEILSASVSTWPVTIKPRGLGTSKNLSGQYDLQLSNRNLSLVIKDTRELAMEVELVNIRRCGHADCFFFIELGRSAATGAGEMWIQVEDQIIAQNMHETILSSMHNISVSGDLPNARRRCASEGKRPKSRPRPVSAFINPIGHGRTGTEPNLSVLPHNSFPSSSSTDLLSTKSSKKEKSPLMNRLMPKHKFNSVSGSLNSSCRYHGDTDSDHTDKVLMSPPSNASPPSLLPNNPQPEYVNIGQNGVSLLESTDGSIQKRHGNRRRVSDSYIDMQPPESHASETQGTTTKQTTPEGGYISMTPLRQEVEKQHRDLKSPGVRSEFAQPRLSSSPRQRRSNDSALPDKLDIREFVSLKKSPVTARRNPRQDYVDMSPVFKPKDVPRVYVNFVPSSNENDVLPTYDRRDEPLYVNIVPGENFPKRGKQLDVSTSQNGHDGMSKVSSYEDMNSYVNVSPADSQDKKPSFKAFRQQSLESVLSQPGPEYVNIDFSKITKSRSAVDMNMPEYVNFVPGRIFENCESNSSEKDGSPELNAQREQNGHGATAPPAKIVEDNERWKKSARNRRRESEPARLEHYKFKTNATLSATKEDEDFPPLNYVLLDLSKEGSYSTTSSSGRCARPNRIDLSSCNHAKPGPRSAPVESTYAEIDFTKSDGIRQARQEVRELNNTA; encoded by the exons ATGGTTCTCAAACCACTAAAGATCATGAATGATGGAGAAATTGTCAAGGAGGGTCACCTGAGAAGgcttaag ACTCAAAAGAAACGCTATTTTGTTCTTCGCTCTTCGCCTAGAAAAGGCAAATCACGGCTGGAGTATTATGAAAGTCAGAAGAAATTTCGCCACAAAAACGCACCAAAACGTGTCATATACCTCGACAACTGTTTTAACGTTGTAAAGAAAGAGGACCCAAAAAAGAGGCctgttttggttttgttcaCACGCGACGATGCATTTGGAGTCATTGCCAACTCAGAGGATGAACTTAATTCCTGGATGAGGAGCATCGAAATTGAGCTGAGAAAAGAAGAAATCCTTTCAGCATCCG TCTCCACCTGGCCAGTCACTATCAAACCTAGGGGTCTAGGCACCAGTAAAAACTTGTCAGGTCAGTATGACTTGCAGTTGTCCAATCGCAACCTATCGTTGGTCATAAAAGACACAAGAGAGTTAGCAATGGAAGTTGAGCTTGTCAATATCAGACGCTGTGGCCATGCTGACTGCTTCTTCTTCATTGAGCTTGGTCGATCTGCAGCTACTGGGGCTGGAGAAATGTGGATTCAAGTCGAAGATCAGATCATTGCACAGAATATGCATGAGACTATCCTAAG TTCCATGCATAATATTTCTGTATCTGGAGATCTCCCGAATGCCAGGCGCAGGTGCGCAAGTGAAGGCAAAAGGCCAAAGAGCAGGCCACGCCCAGTGTCTGCGTTCATCAATCCAATAGGTCATGGCCGCACTGGAACAGAGCCCAATTTGTCGGTGTTGCCACATAATTCCTTCCCGTCAAGCTCAAGTACTGATTTGCTATCAACTAAAAGCTCTAAGAAAGAGAAGTCACCATTGATGAACCGTCTCATGCCAAAGCACAAATTTAACAGTG TTTCTGGTAGCTTGAACAGCTCATGCAGATACCACGGTGACACCGATTCTGACCACACTGACAAGGTTTTGATGAGTCCACCTTCCAATGCCAGTCCTCCATCTCTTCTGCCAAATAATCCTCAACCAG AATATGTAAACATTGGGCAAAATGGAGTCAGCTTATTGGAAAGCACAGATGGTTCTATTCAGAAGAGGCATGGGAACAGG CGACGAGTTAGTGATTCTTACATCGACATGCAGCCACCTGAATCCCATGCTTCGGAAACACAGGGAACAACAACGAAGCAGACTACCCCAGAGGGGGGATACATTTCTATGACGCCATTAAGACAAGAGGTGGAGAAACAGCACAGAGATTTGAAAAGTCCAGGCGTACGCAGTGAGTTTGCTCAGCCAAGACTGTCCTCGTCGCCACGACAACGGCGGAGCAATGATAGTGCTCTGCCGGATAAACTAGACATTCGTGAGTTTGTTTCCCTTAAAAAGTCCCCCGTGACTGCACGTCGGAATCCTAGGCAAGACTATGTTGACATGAGTCCAGTTTTTAAGCCAAAAGATGTACCCCGGGTGTACGTAAATTTTGTGCCAAGTTCGAATGAAAACGATGTCCTTCCGACTTATGATCGACGAGATGAGCCACTATATGTAAATATAGTTCCTGGGGAGAATTTTCCGAAACGGGGTAAGCAGCTCGATGTGTCCACCTCTCAAAACGGTCATGACGGCATGAGCAAGGTCTCATCCTACGAGGACATGAATAGTTACGTCAACGTTTCCCCCGCAGATAGTCAAGATAAAAAGCCTTCTTTCAAGGCTTTTAGACAACAAAGTCTAGAATCTGTGCTTTCACAACCAGGCCCTGAGTACGTGAACATCGATTTcagcaaaatcacaaaaagtcgGAGCGCTGTAGACATGAACATGCCTGAATACGTGAATTTTGTCCCGggaagaatttttgaaaattgcgaaagtAACAGCAGTGAAAAAGACGGTAGCCCAGAACTGAACGCGCAACGAGAGCAGAATGGACACGGGGCCACAGCTCCACCGGCGAAAATTGTGGAAGACAACGAAAGATGGAAAAAATCAGCCCGAAATCGTAGGAGAGAGAGTGAACCAGCCAGATTGGAGCATTATAAATTTAAGACGAATGCAACACTGTCGGCAACGAAAGAAGACGAGGATTTTCCGCCACTAAATTACGTGTTACTTGACTTGAGCAAGGAAGGCTCTTACTCTACCACATCGTCTTCTGGTCGCTGTGCGCGGCCAAACCGCATTGATTTGAGTTCATGCAACCACGCTAAACCTGGGCCAAGATCTGCACCTGTTGAAAGCACTTACGCGGAAATTGACTTTACGAAATCTGATGGAATCAGACAGGCAAGACAAGAGGTCAGAGAGCTTAATAACACAGCCTAG
- the LOC136921996 gene encoding insulin receptor substrate 1-B-like isoform X2: MRSIEIELRKEEILSASVSTWPVTIKPRGLGTSKNLSGQYDLQLSNRNLSLVIKDTRELAMEVELVNIRRCGHADCFFFIELGRSAATGAGEMWIQVEDQIIAQNMHETILSSMHNISVSGDLPNARRRCASEGKRPKSRPRPVSAFINPIGHGRTGTEPNLSVLPHNSFPSSSSTDLLSTKSSKKEKSPLMNRLMPKHKFNSVSGSLNSSCRYHGDTDSDHTDKVLMSPPSNASPPSLLPNNPQPEYVNIGQNGVSLLESTDGSIQKRHGNRRRVSDSYIDMQPPESHASETQGTTTKQTTPEGGYISMTPLRQEVEKQHRDLKSPGVRSEFAQPRLSSSPRQRRSNDSALPDKLDIREFVSLKKSPVTARRNPRQDYVDMSPVFKPKDVPRVYVNFVPSSNENDVLPTYDRRDEPLYVNIVPGENFPKRGKQLDVSTSQNGHDGMSKVSSYEDMNSYVNVSPADSQDKKPSFKAFRQQSLESVLSQPGPEYVNIDFSKITKSRSAVDMNMPEYVNFVPGRIFENCESNSSEKDGSPELNAQREQNGHGATAPPAKIVEDNERWKKSARNRRRESEPARLEHYKFKTNATLSATKEDEDFPPLNYVLLDLSKEGSYSTTSSSGRCARPNRIDLSSCNHAKPGPRSAPVESTYAEIDFTKSDGIRQARQEVRELNNTA, encoded by the exons ATGAGGAGCATCGAAATTGAGCTGAGAAAAGAAGAAATCCTTTCAGCATCCG TCTCCACCTGGCCAGTCACTATCAAACCTAGGGGTCTAGGCACCAGTAAAAACTTGTCAGGTCAGTATGACTTGCAGTTGTCCAATCGCAACCTATCGTTGGTCATAAAAGACACAAGAGAGTTAGCAATGGAAGTTGAGCTTGTCAATATCAGACGCTGTGGCCATGCTGACTGCTTCTTCTTCATTGAGCTTGGTCGATCTGCAGCTACTGGGGCTGGAGAAATGTGGATTCAAGTCGAAGATCAGATCATTGCACAGAATATGCATGAGACTATCCTAAG TTCCATGCATAATATTTCTGTATCTGGAGATCTCCCGAATGCCAGGCGCAGGTGCGCAAGTGAAGGCAAAAGGCCAAAGAGCAGGCCACGCCCAGTGTCTGCGTTCATCAATCCAATAGGTCATGGCCGCACTGGAACAGAGCCCAATTTGTCGGTGTTGCCACATAATTCCTTCCCGTCAAGCTCAAGTACTGATTTGCTATCAACTAAAAGCTCTAAGAAAGAGAAGTCACCATTGATGAACCGTCTCATGCCAAAGCACAAATTTAACAGTG TTTCTGGTAGCTTGAACAGCTCATGCAGATACCACGGTGACACCGATTCTGACCACACTGACAAGGTTTTGATGAGTCCACCTTCCAATGCCAGTCCTCCATCTCTTCTGCCAAATAATCCTCAACCAG AATATGTAAACATTGGGCAAAATGGAGTCAGCTTATTGGAAAGCACAGATGGTTCTATTCAGAAGAGGCATGGGAACAGG CGACGAGTTAGTGATTCTTACATCGACATGCAGCCACCTGAATCCCATGCTTCGGAAACACAGGGAACAACAACGAAGCAGACTACCCCAGAGGGGGGATACATTTCTATGACGCCATTAAGACAAGAGGTGGAGAAACAGCACAGAGATTTGAAAAGTCCAGGCGTACGCAGTGAGTTTGCTCAGCCAAGACTGTCCTCGTCGCCACGACAACGGCGGAGCAATGATAGTGCTCTGCCGGATAAACTAGACATTCGTGAGTTTGTTTCCCTTAAAAAGTCCCCCGTGACTGCACGTCGGAATCCTAGGCAAGACTATGTTGACATGAGTCCAGTTTTTAAGCCAAAAGATGTACCCCGGGTGTACGTAAATTTTGTGCCAAGTTCGAATGAAAACGATGTCCTTCCGACTTATGATCGACGAGATGAGCCACTATATGTAAATATAGTTCCTGGGGAGAATTTTCCGAAACGGGGTAAGCAGCTCGATGTGTCCACCTCTCAAAACGGTCATGACGGCATGAGCAAGGTCTCATCCTACGAGGACATGAATAGTTACGTCAACGTTTCCCCCGCAGATAGTCAAGATAAAAAGCCTTCTTTCAAGGCTTTTAGACAACAAAGTCTAGAATCTGTGCTTTCACAACCAGGCCCTGAGTACGTGAACATCGATTTcagcaaaatcacaaaaagtcgGAGCGCTGTAGACATGAACATGCCTGAATACGTGAATTTTGTCCCGggaagaatttttgaaaattgcgaaagtAACAGCAGTGAAAAAGACGGTAGCCCAGAACTGAACGCGCAACGAGAGCAGAATGGACACGGGGCCACAGCTCCACCGGCGAAAATTGTGGAAGACAACGAAAGATGGAAAAAATCAGCCCGAAATCGTAGGAGAGAGAGTGAACCAGCCAGATTGGAGCATTATAAATTTAAGACGAATGCAACACTGTCGGCAACGAAAGAAGACGAGGATTTTCCGCCACTAAATTACGTGTTACTTGACTTGAGCAAGGAAGGCTCTTACTCTACCACATCGTCTTCTGGTCGCTGTGCGCGGCCAAACCGCATTGATTTGAGTTCATGCAACCACGCTAAACCTGGGCCAAGATCTGCACCTGTTGAAAGCACTTACGCGGAAATTGACTTTACGAAATCTGATGGAATCAGACAGGCAAGACAAGAGGTCAGAGAGCTTAATAACACAGCCTAG